Genomic DNA from Paenibacillus donghaensis:
ACGCTGCGCACGCCGAAGCATCTGACTTCCATTGACCTTGGAATCCCTTCACTGACGTTCCGCGCCTGGTGGGAAGCACAGGTAGGGCCGCAGGGCTGGGAGGTGCTGGACAAAATCCCACGCGGGGCCTGGATGAATTATCTGCGCTGGTATCGGCATATTCTTGGCCTTCCGGTCATGAATGAGGTGAAGCTGAAGCGGATTGAGCCGGGTGCAGAGGGCGTGCACCGGCTGGTAATTGAAGGAGCCGGTGCGCCGCCGTCCGGGAAGCTGCTAGCGCGCAAGGTCGTGCTGGCTACAGGGATTCAAGGCGGCGGGGAGTGGTATGTGCCGCCGATGATTGCCGAGAATTTGCCGCAGCGGCTGTATGCCCATACTTCGCAGCCGATTGATTTTGCCGCGCTGAAGGGGAAGCGGGTGGCGGTGCTGGGGGGCGGAGCATCCGCTTTTGACAATGCGAATTATGCGCTGGCGGAGGGAGTGGCTGAGGCGCATGTATTCGTCCGCCGCCAGCAGCTGCCCAGCGTCAACCCGATCCGCCAGATGGAACTGTCCGGGATGATCGAGCGTTTCCATGTGCTCTCGGATGCCGACAAGTACACGGCGATCTCACATTTCTTCAAATTCAATCAGCCGCCGACGAATGATACGTTTGAACGTGCGGCTGCTTGGGATGGGTTCCGGCTGCACCTTGGTTCTCCGTGGCTGAGTGTGGAAGCAGCCGGGGAGGGGGCTAAGGTGACTACGCCTCATGGCGAATTCACCTTTGACTTCCTGATCGTCAGCACGGGGCTGCTGAACGAGACCCGCCTGCGCCCGGAGCTGCAGCTGGTCGAGGGCCACATCGCCCGCTGGAGCGACTGCTATCAGGCTCCGGCGGAGACAGCGAATGCGCTGCTGGACGCGCATCCGTATCTCAGCCCCGGCTTCGCAATGATCAGCCGGGATGAAGCGGGCAAGCCGCTGCTGCATGGGCTGTTCGTGTTTAACTACTCTGCGCTGGCGAGCTGCGGATTGTCGGCTTCGGCGATCTCGGGCACCCGCAACGCGGTGCCTAAGCTGGTCTCGGCGATCGCGGATCAGCTGTTCCTCGACGACCGTGAAGCAATCATGGCTAATTTCCTTAACTATAATGAACCGGAATTTGTGGGAGAGTGGCGGGGCAAGGCATGAGCGGAGCGGGCCGGGCCGCTGCTCAAAGTTTCCTTGCATCTGGAGTAGGATGTGGCACATGGAAGATGGGAAATTCCGAGATTCCCGAATGTGCGGCTGCTGTATGAGGTTAAGGTAACATTTGGATCGTAGTCCGCGTCTGGACCGTAAGATGGGGAAGCGTGAAAAGGATGGATGAGCTGGAAATATCTCTGAATTAGTAAGATTACCCAAGGATATAGTTACTGCTAGGTGCGTCCAAGTCCCATTTTAGATACAACGTCGCTTATTACACACTGTCGCCTATTACACACTATCGCCTATCACTGCTTCTCACCCCTCATTTGAGTAACATATTATTGAACTGAAAGTTTGAAATGTGTGCCAGAGCGGGATAAGGTGGAATGAGAGGCAAAAAGGCCTTTGAAATGTGTGCTGGAGCAGAATATGGTGGAATAAGAGGCAAAAAGGCCTTTGAAAGGTGTGATGGAGCGGGATAAGGTGGAGTGAGAGGCAAAAAGGCCTTTGAAAGGTGTGCTGGAGCGGGATAAGGTGGAATAAGAGGCAAAAAGGCCTTTGAAATGTGTGATGGAGCGGGATATGGTGGAGTGAGAGGCAAAAAGGCCTTTGAAAGGTGTGCTGGAGCGGGATAAGGTGGAATAAGAGGCAAAAAGGCCTTTGAAATGTGTGGTGGAGCGGGATAAGGTGGAGTGAGAGGCAAAAAGGCCTTTGAAATCTGCGCTGAGGCGGGATAAGGTGGAATGAGAGGCAAAAAGGCCTTTGAAGTGTGTGATGGAGCGGGATAAGGTGGAGTGAGAGGCAAAAAGGCCTTTGAAATGTGTGGTGGAGCGGGATAAGGTGGAATAAGAGGCAAAATGGCCTTTGAAATGTGTGCTGGAGCGGGATAAGGTGGAGTGAGAGGCAAAAAGGCCTTTCAGAGGTCAGGTGGGTGTAGTAGCAGACTGTGGCAAGTGTTCGAGGGGTAAAATAAGGGAGATATCCCATAAATTCGGCGCGTAAGGCCGGATACGACGAAAAATAAGGGAGATATCCCATAAATTCGGTGTGTGGGGCCGGATACGACGAAAAATAAGGGAGATATCCCATAAATTCGGTGTGTGGGGCCGGATACGACGAAAAATAAGGGAGAAATCCCATGAATTCGGCGCGTAAGGC
This window encodes:
- a CDS encoding FAD/NAD(P)-binding protein, with translation MSLELLNQRVKQDLAYLAFGGADWVRPVAHAEGHVYDVVIVGGGQSGLGAAFGLLRERISNILVIDENPEGLEGPWETYARMVTLRTPKHLTSIDLGIPSLTFRAWWEAQVGPQGWEVLDKIPRGAWMNYLRWYRHILGLPVMNEVKLKRIEPGAEGVHRLVIEGAGAPPSGKLLARKVVLATGIQGGGEWYVPPMIAENLPQRLYAHTSQPIDFAALKGKRVAVLGGGASAFDNANYALAEGVAEAHVFVRRQQLPSVNPIRQMELSGMIERFHVLSDADKYTAISHFFKFNQPPTNDTFERAAAWDGFRLHLGSPWLSVEAAGEGAKVTTPHGEFTFDFLIVSTGLLNETRLRPELQLVEGHIARWSDCYQAPAETANALLDAHPYLSPGFAMISRDEAGKPLLHGLFVFNYSALASCGLSASAISGTRNAVPKLVSAIADQLFLDDREAIMANFLNYNEPEFVGEWRGKA